One part of the Streptomyces lienomycini genome encodes these proteins:
- the melA gene encoding alpha-glucosidase/alpha-galactosidase codes for MSTAHPTAPKITFVGAGSVVFTQGLLADLFAFDELKSAHIALHDIDAERLATARAAAEYIAAERGARPRVTAHADRREALAGADFVINIVQVGMGEATRTDFDVPARYGLRQTIGDTLGVGGIFRALRTFPLLEALGRDIAEVCPDAWLLNYTNPMAMNVQYLAEATGLTRVVGLCHSVYWTIQDLCELLKVPYEEVTYQAAGVNHQAWVLRLEHGGEDLHPRLDALIAEDPQLRRRVRMDMYRRLGHYPTETSEHSSEYVPWYLHHDSEIDRLRLPVGAYLGIVDENVAEYERTRDALACGAPLTVEGTMEYAPQIIHSIVTGTPRTVYGNVPNHGLIENLPDRGTVEVPCLVDASGVQPTRVGALPPQLAALNRAYLSTTDLVVRAATQDEPRHVRHAAMADPATAATLRVEEIWQLCDDMVRAHGDLLQPALRTELAL; via the coding sequence ATGAGCACCGCCCACCCGACCGCGCCCAAGATCACCTTCGTCGGAGCAGGCAGCGTCGTCTTCACCCAGGGCCTGCTCGCCGACCTCTTCGCGTTCGACGAGCTGAAGTCCGCGCACATCGCGCTGCACGACATCGACGCCGAGCGGCTGGCCACCGCGCGGGCCGCCGCCGAGTACATCGCCGCCGAACGCGGCGCCCGACCGCGCGTCACCGCGCACGCCGACCGCCGCGAGGCCCTGGCCGGCGCGGACTTCGTCATCAACATCGTGCAGGTCGGCATGGGCGAGGCGACCCGTACCGACTTCGACGTGCCCGCCCGGTACGGGCTGCGCCAGACCATCGGCGACACCCTCGGCGTCGGCGGCATCTTCCGCGCGCTGCGCACCTTCCCGCTGCTCGAAGCGCTCGGGCGGGACATCGCGGAGGTCTGCCCGGACGCCTGGTTGCTCAACTACACCAACCCGATGGCGATGAACGTCCAGTACCTCGCGGAGGCGACCGGTCTGACGCGGGTGGTGGGACTGTGCCACTCCGTCTACTGGACGATCCAGGACCTGTGCGAGCTGCTGAAGGTCCCCTACGAGGAGGTCACCTACCAGGCGGCCGGTGTCAACCACCAGGCGTGGGTACTGCGCCTGGAGCACGGGGGCGAGGACCTCCACCCCCGCCTCGACGCCCTGATCGCCGAGGACCCGCAACTGCGCCGCCGGGTCCGCATGGACATGTACCGGCGCCTGGGCCACTACCCGACGGAGACCAGCGAGCACTCCTCCGAGTACGTCCCCTGGTACCTGCACCACGACAGCGAGATCGACCGGCTGCGGCTTCCGGTCGGCGCCTACCTGGGCATCGTGGACGAGAACGTGGCCGAGTACGAGCGGACCCGCGACGCGCTGGCCTGCGGGGCACCGCTCACCGTCGAGGGCACCATGGAGTACGCGCCGCAGATCATCCACAGCATCGTGACCGGCACGCCCCGCACGGTCTACGGCAACGTGCCCAACCACGGTCTGATCGAGAACCTTCCCGACCGGGGCACCGTCGAAGTGCCGTGCCTGGTCGACGCGTCGGGCGTCCAGCCCACCCGTGTCGGCGCGCTGCCCCCGCAGTTGGCGGCCCTCAACCGGGCCTACCTGAGCACCACCGACCTGGTGGTGCGGGCGGCCACTCAGGACGAACCGCGGCACGTCAGGCACGCCGCGATGGCCGACCCGGCGACGGCGGCGACGCTCAGGGTCGAAGAGATCTGGCAGCTGTGCGACGACATGGTCCGCGCCCACGGGGACCTGCTGCAACCGGCGCTGCGCACCGAACTCGCTCTCTGA
- a CDS encoding carbohydrate kinase family protein yields the protein MSHSFDLLVVGDANPDVVLGPLDAPLAFGQREQLVSDGALTLGGSAAIMACGAARLGLRVAFAGRVGDDDAGRYIRAALDSRGVDTRALHTDPGLPTPLTVVLTQGEDRAIVTAPGTLPATTAADVPAELLSGVRHVHAASYFLLPALAASLPELLRTARSHGATTSLDTNDDPSGRWDPAGLDAVLPHTDYLLPNAAEARRLAGLDTPDLGKSAAALADRGPTVVVKNGAEGALCHDGRTLLSTPGIPARSVDTVGAGDSFDAGFVAALLAGLALPEALELAAVCGALSTRAHGGTTAQPTWDEAFAQVTRNGKNPA from the coding sequence ATGTCGCACAGTTTCGACCTGCTCGTCGTCGGGGACGCCAATCCCGACGTCGTCCTCGGACCGCTCGACGCGCCGCTCGCCTTCGGCCAGCGCGAACAGCTCGTGTCCGACGGTGCCCTCACCCTCGGCGGCTCCGCGGCCATCATGGCGTGCGGCGCGGCCCGCCTCGGCCTGCGGGTCGCCTTCGCCGGCCGCGTCGGCGACGACGACGCCGGCCGCTACATCCGCGCCGCCCTCGACTCCCGCGGCGTGGACACCCGCGCCCTGCACACCGATCCGGGGCTGCCCACGCCCCTCACCGTCGTCCTGACCCAGGGGGAGGACCGCGCCATCGTCACGGCGCCTGGCACGCTGCCGGCCACCACGGCGGCGGACGTCCCGGCCGAGCTGCTGAGCGGCGTCCGGCACGTGCACGCCGCGTCGTACTTCCTGCTGCCCGCACTCGCCGCCTCGCTGCCCGAGCTGCTGCGCACCGCCCGTTCCCACGGCGCGACGACGTCCCTGGACACCAACGACGACCCGTCCGGCCGCTGGGACCCGGCGGGCCTGGACGCCGTGCTCCCGCACACCGACTACCTGCTGCCCAACGCGGCCGAGGCCCGGCGGCTCGCCGGACTCGACACCCCGGACCTCGGGAAGTCGGCCGCCGCGCTCGCCGACCGGGGGCCGACGGTCGTCGTCAAGAACGGCGCCGAGGGCGCCCTGTGCCACGACGGGCGCACCCTGCTCAGCACGCCCGGCATCCCGGCCCGGTCCGTCGACACGGTGGGGGCCGGTGACAGTTTCGACGCCGGTTTCGTCGCCGCGCTCCTCGCCGGGCTCGCCCTTCCCGAGGCCCTCGAACTCGCCGCCGTCTGCGGCGCGCTGTCCACCCGCGCGCACGGCGGCACCACCGCCCAGCCCACCTGGGACGAAGCGTTCGCCCAGGTCACCCGCAACGGAAAGAACCCCGCATGA